A genomic segment from Chitinophaga niabensis encodes:
- a CDS encoding PspA/IM30 family protein, which produces MNIFKRLFRIGQAEIHAAVEKMEDPVKMTEQGLRELRQDLVDATEAYAKVKALAIRTENEQANCQKESLNYGEKAILIMQKAQAGQVDLVKAEELAREALSLRRKFYTESEALSTQVVALQQSSAEMLRNTEILRDNMDKWEKELRTLKARAKVSKATEQVNKQLAQLDNNGTIAMLERMKAKVEDQEALAKAYGEIAREKNTLKDELDTLLKDDALSIEKDLKAIKEKLGIADNP; this is translated from the coding sequence ATGAACATTTTCAAACGACTTTTCAGAATAGGCCAGGCGGAAATACATGCCGCGGTGGAAAAAATGGAAGATCCTGTTAAAATGACGGAGCAGGGGCTGCGTGAATTGCGGCAAGACCTGGTGGACGCAACGGAAGCCTACGCGAAAGTAAAGGCCCTCGCTATCCGCACGGAAAATGAACAGGCCAATTGCCAGAAAGAATCGCTTAATTATGGAGAAAAAGCTATTTTGATCATGCAAAAAGCCCAGGCTGGACAAGTTGACCTGGTGAAAGCAGAAGAATTAGCCCGGGAAGCGCTTTCTTTACGCCGTAAATTTTATACGGAATCCGAAGCACTGAGCACACAGGTAGTGGCTTTACAGCAATCCTCCGCCGAGATGCTCCGAAACACGGAGATCCTCAGGGATAATATGGATAAGTGGGAAAAGGAACTGAGAACGCTCAAGGCCAGGGCCAAAGTAAGCAAAGCTACCGAACAGGTGAATAAACAACTCGCCCAGCTGGATAATAACGGAACCATTGCCATGCTGGAAAGGATGAAAGCCAAGGTAGAAGACCAGGAAGCCCTGGCCAAAGCCTATGGTGAAATTGCCCGCGAAAAGAATACACTGAAAGATGAATTGGATACACTTTTAAAAGACGACGCTTTATCTATCGAAAAAGACTTGAAAGCGATCAAGGAAAAACTGGGTATCGCTGATAATCCCTGA
- a CDS encoding YbjN domain-containing protein, producing the protein MNYIDTIEDFATRLNCRIVYKNEQNGILKIDNQPDGINNLIIGIAPPILIMEQFLFSFRGDHAEMFKKLLQKNRDTIHGAFVINEEGNKVLFRYTMQLGNIDFNEFEGAINSLGLLLSEYSQQIIDFSKL; encoded by the coding sequence ATGAACTATATCGATACCATTGAAGATTTTGCTACCAGGCTCAATTGCCGGATCGTTTATAAAAACGAGCAGAATGGCATCCTGAAGATCGATAATCAGCCTGATGGTATTAATAACCTGATCATCGGCATCGCTCCACCTATCTTAATTATGGAGCAGTTCCTTTTTTCGTTCCGCGGGGATCATGCGGAAATGTTTAAAAAACTGCTGCAGAAGAACAGGGATACCATACACGGTGCCTTTGTTATTAATGAAGAAGGTAATAAAGTGTTGTTCCGCTACACCATGCAGCTGGGGAATATCGACTTTAATGAATTTGAAGGTGCGATCAACTCCCTGGGCCTGCTGCTAAGCGAATATTCGCAACAGATCATTGATTTTTCGAAATTATAG